The following are from one region of the Colias croceus chromosome 4, ilColCroc2.1 genome:
- the LOC123691300 gene encoding lys-63-specific deubiquitinase BRCC36-like isoform X1 has protein sequence MKSNLNLYLEHTKMLNKVLLSTDVALVCVQHALSTEKEEIMGLLIGEVHNNGSLVSIVSSVILRRLDKKPDRVEISEEQLVQATLRAEELAAEVGRPLRVVGWYHSHPHITVWPSHVDLATQSMYQRMDSSFVGIIFAVFLSDQTAKAPSVQITCFQSVDEGSSQGRREIELEITNCNDSLMKNNFEILTQLPTTLKEEEDEAFKLEAGETEADDIIIKQHNTAVRTIAIGHIVEKVSRPMLEALVTRNAINSVRLRALKKQHQDLMSRLDNMPCNI, from the exons ATGAAATCaaatttaaacttatatttag AACACACAAAAATGTTGAATAAAGTTTTGCTATCAACCGATGTAGCTCTAGTTTGTGTCCAACATGCTCTTTCGACGGAGAAGGAAGAAATAATGGGTTTGCTGATAGGAGag GTGCATAATAATGGAAGCCTGGTCTCTATAGTGTCTTCAGTAATACTACGTAGACTAGACAAAAAACCAGATCGTGTTGAAATTTCGGAGGAACAACTAGTTCAAGCAACATTAAGAGCAGAAGAATTAGCGGCAGAAGTAGGAAGACCTCTAAGAGTAGTTGGATGGTATCACTCTCACCCACATATCACAGTTTGGCCATCTCATGTTG ATTTAGCAACTCAATCAATGTATCAAAGAATGGACTCAAGTTTTGTTGGAATAATATTTGCCGTTTTCCTTTCTGACCAAACAGCAAAAGCACCATCG GTCCAAATAACATGTTTCCAGTCAGTGGATGAAGGATCAAGTCAAGGACGGCGAGAGATAGAGTtggaaataacaaattgtaATGATTCTTTAATGAAGAATAACTTTGAA ATTCTAACTCAACTACCAACAACattaaaagaagaagaagatgaAGCATTTAAATTGGAAGCAGGAGAGACTGAAGCCgatgacataataataaaacagcaCAATACAGCTGTTAGAACTATTGCAATTGGTCATATTGTGGAAAAG GTATCACGGCCCATGCTAGAAGCTCTTGTAACAAGAAATGCAATTAACAGTGTCCGTTTAAGGgctttaaaaaaacaacatcaGGATTTAATGTCCAGATTAGATAATATGccatgtaatatttaa
- the LOC123691299 gene encoding uncharacterized protein LOC123691299 — translation MFSSLKKIFKWNSTKPTESNMSKKSLLLVAFTNALQDVLFWNNLWLSLLFILYFHLTFIALFYRQFNIMQIICGFTILIVSVDAFEAWLKYKHRTTCLKRLAQNDNNRLSQSLFKISQWINNQFFNYIDLRENNPTKAFLLMEIIFGTIFIIGRYTNGYILTYSFCMILIFLNKLIPPLKRITNRLRQTAESDFELEGLVPDASAENLDLLSIEPEVQPLYDEKQSLDYWKPEDLPIEDASDSSDNSSSLVTNLSMEKLQNLDKDVEVTDSSEEEYIPQEQHETFRSSMEVQPVGSWSNSAYNALSALGGAVSNIVYSSNAETKRKRVSSIDSSDGFEMVDKNDIL, via the exons atgttttcttcgttaaaaaaaatatttaaatggaatTCCACAAAACCTACAGAAAGCAACATGAGCAAGAAATCATTACTTTTAGTTGCTTTTACGAATGCCCTTcaagatgttttattttggaatAATTTATGGTTgtctttgttatttattttatattttcacttaacttttat agcACTGTTCTATcgtcaatttaatataatgcAAATAATATGTGGATTTACTATTCTTATTGTGAGTGTTGATGCCTTTGAAGCATGgttgaaatataaacatcGAACAACTTGTTTGAAACGTTTGGCTCAAAATGATAATAACCGATTATCACAAtcactatttaaaatatctcaatggataaataatcaattttttaactacattGACTTACGTGAAAATAATCCTACTAAA GCTTTCCTGCTaatggaaataatatttgGTACAATTTTCATCATTGGAAGATATACAAATggatacatacttacatattcattttgtatgatattaatatttttaaacaaattaatacctccattaaaaagaataactaacaggTTACGTCAAACAGCAG AATCAGATTTTGAATTGGAGGGTCTTGTGCCAGATGCATCGGCTGAAAATTTAGACTTACTTTCAATTGAGCCAGAAGTTCAACCTTTGTATGATGAAAAACAAAGTTTGG atTATTGGAAGCCTGAGGACTTGCCCATTGAAGATGCAAGTGATAGTTCAGATAATAGTAGCTCCTTAGTTACAAATCTGTCAATGGAAAAATTACAGAATTTGGATAAAGATGTGGAAGTGACAGACTCCAGTGAAGAAGAATATATACCTCAAG aaCAACATGAAACGTTCAGATCATCAATGGAAGTACAACCAGTTGGAAGTTGGAGCAATTCTGCATATAATGCTTTGTCTGCTCTAGGAGGTGCAGTATCTAACATTGTATATAGCTCCAATGCAGAAACAAAGAGAAAACGAGTATCTAGCATTGACTCATCTGATGGTTTTGAAATGGTTGATAAAAATGACATACTgtaa
- the LOC123691300 gene encoding lys-63-specific deubiquitinase BRCC36-like isoform X2, whose amino-acid sequence MLNKVLLSTDVALVCVQHALSTEKEEIMGLLIGEVHNNGSLVSIVSSVILRRLDKKPDRVEISEEQLVQATLRAEELAAEVGRPLRVVGWYHSHPHITVWPSHVDLATQSMYQRMDSSFVGIIFAVFLSDQTAKAPSVQITCFQSVDEGSSQGRREIELEITNCNDSLMKNNFEILTQLPTTLKEEEDEAFKLEAGETEADDIIIKQHNTAVRTIAIGHIVEKVSRPMLEALVTRNAINSVRLRALKKQHQDLMSRLDNMPCNI is encoded by the exons ATGTTGAATAAAGTTTTGCTATCAACCGATGTAGCTCTAGTTTGTGTCCAACATGCTCTTTCGACGGAGAAGGAAGAAATAATGGGTTTGCTGATAGGAGag GTGCATAATAATGGAAGCCTGGTCTCTATAGTGTCTTCAGTAATACTACGTAGACTAGACAAAAAACCAGATCGTGTTGAAATTTCGGAGGAACAACTAGTTCAAGCAACATTAAGAGCAGAAGAATTAGCGGCAGAAGTAGGAAGACCTCTAAGAGTAGTTGGATGGTATCACTCTCACCCACATATCACAGTTTGGCCATCTCATGTTG ATTTAGCAACTCAATCAATGTATCAAAGAATGGACTCAAGTTTTGTTGGAATAATATTTGCCGTTTTCCTTTCTGACCAAACAGCAAAAGCACCATCG GTCCAAATAACATGTTTCCAGTCAGTGGATGAAGGATCAAGTCAAGGACGGCGAGAGATAGAGTtggaaataacaaattgtaATGATTCTTTAATGAAGAATAACTTTGAA ATTCTAACTCAACTACCAACAACattaaaagaagaagaagatgaAGCATTTAAATTGGAAGCAGGAGAGACTGAAGCCgatgacataataataaaacagcaCAATACAGCTGTTAGAACTATTGCAATTGGTCATATTGTGGAAAAG GTATCACGGCCCATGCTAGAAGCTCTTGTAACAAGAAATGCAATTAACAGTGTCCGTTTAAGGgctttaaaaaaacaacatcaGGATTTAATGTCCAGATTAGATAATATGccatgtaatatttaa